From a region of the Sinorhizobium sp. B11 genome:
- a CDS encoding VIT1/CCC1 transporter family protein: MKPTGIFSIFENLDPGDALGEVLFGLIMALTWTIGSRLVLREEGLVVRDLVVATIGCNLAWGIIDAILFTLGTTFFRSRRLRLFRQVKTARDEGAALAVLAKEFPIEGTPLSAKPADAEALYRSLLALTTRADPVKVPLTRDDLSAAIAIFILVSATALPAVVPFFLIDDANRALRASNFLLIALLFVTGYAWARFSGGRPFYAGITMTCLGLFLVAIAVALGG, from the coding sequence ATGAAGCCGACGGGGATCTTTTCCATCTTCGAAAATCTCGATCCCGGCGATGCGCTCGGCGAGGTGCTTTTCGGGCTGATCATGGCGCTGACCTGGACGATCGGTTCGAGGCTCGTCCTGCGTGAGGAAGGACTGGTCGTGCGCGACCTCGTCGTTGCGACGATCGGATGCAATCTCGCCTGGGGAATTATAGACGCCATCCTGTTCACGCTCGGAACGACGTTTTTCAGAAGCAGACGTCTGCGCCTGTTCCGGCAGGTCAAGACGGCGAGGGACGAAGGCGCCGCACTCGCGGTACTCGCGAAGGAGTTTCCGATCGAAGGCACGCCGCTCTCCGCAAAGCCTGCCGACGCGGAAGCGCTCTATCGGTCGCTGCTGGCGCTCACAACCCGTGCCGATCCGGTGAAGGTGCCGCTGACGAGAGACGATCTGTCGGCCGCAATTGCGATCTTTATCCTGGTCTCGGCCACCGCCCTTCCTGCGGTCGTCCCGTTCTTTCTGATCGACGATGCCAACCGCGCCCTGAGAGCGAGCAACTTCCTTCTGATCGCACTGCTGTTCGTGACCGGCTATGCGTGGGCACGGTTTTCGGGCGGCCGTCCGTTTTATGCTGGCATCACCATGACCTGCCTCGGATTGTTCCTGGTTGCAATCGCGGTCGCCCTGGGCGGCTGA
- a CDS encoding DUF2254 domain-containing protein, which translates to MGWNRLYSLKSYIKSSLWLVPFIALLLYILAIRSASLLEPWLVSIEAWPWGMEGTQRLLETIVTMTLTFVVFTFGSLLVAIQIAGGQLTPRIIATTLLSDNAIRFTVGLFTFTLLFATGALVRLEAAVPQAIVQIAGLLGFLSIAAFLYLIDYAARLLRPVSIILRVSEQGRAVIEDVYPAMAKAAADTTPTYLRPGIEPDKIILYRGRPAIIVAINKKALLAQAEKTRSVIELVPRIGDFVASGEPLFRLYGILSPDEDKLKSLIAFGPERTLEQDATFAFRIVVDIAIKALSKAINDPTTAVLAIDQLQRLLCFAGKRDLGKEEIFNPAGELRVICRTPDWEDFVKLTFSEIRLYGAENFQIARRLRAVLEYGLQVLPEFRRPALETEMALLDRRLAQIYDFPEDLELAKMPDTQGLGGSKSLPPKAQPATGSVTPFRQ; encoded by the coding sequence ATGGGCTGGAACCGGCTGTATAGCCTGAAGAGCTACATCAAGTCGTCGCTGTGGCTGGTGCCGTTCATCGCCCTGCTCCTCTATATCCTGGCAATTCGCAGCGCCTCCCTGCTGGAGCCGTGGCTCGTCTCGATCGAAGCATGGCCATGGGGCATGGAAGGCACCCAGAGGCTGCTCGAAACGATCGTCACGATGACGCTCACCTTCGTGGTCTTCACCTTCGGCTCGCTGCTGGTGGCGATCCAGATCGCAGGCGGCCAACTGACGCCGAGGATCATCGCGACGACCCTGCTGAGCGATAACGCCATCCGCTTCACCGTCGGGCTTTTCACATTCACCCTGCTCTTTGCGACCGGCGCGCTGGTGCGGCTGGAAGCAGCCGTCCCGCAGGCCATCGTCCAGATCGCCGGCCTTCTCGGTTTTCTGTCCATCGCCGCCTTCCTCTATCTGATCGACTATGCAGCACGGCTGCTGCGGCCGGTGAGCATTATCCTGCGCGTGAGCGAGCAAGGCCGCGCGGTGATCGAGGATGTCTACCCTGCCATGGCGAAGGCCGCGGCCGACACCACCCCCACTTACCTGCGCCCCGGCATCGAGCCGGACAAAATCATCCTCTACCGGGGGCGGCCCGCCATCATCGTCGCCATCAACAAGAAAGCCCTGCTGGCACAGGCCGAGAAAACACGCTCCGTCATCGAGCTGGTTCCGCGCATCGGCGATTTCGTCGCCTCCGGCGAGCCCCTCTTCCGGCTCTATGGCATCCTGTCGCCGGACGAAGACAAGCTGAAATCGTTGATTGCCTTCGGGCCGGAGCGGACCCTCGAACAGGACGCGACATTCGCCTTCCGCATCGTCGTCGACATCGCGATCAAGGCGCTTTCGAAAGCGATCAACGATCCGACGACGGCCGTGCTCGCGATCGATCAGCTGCAACGCCTGCTCTGCTTCGCCGGCAAACGCGACCTCGGCAAGGAGGAGATCTTCAACCCGGCCGGCGAATTGCGGGTCATCTGCAGGACCCCGGACTGGGAGGATTTCGTGAAGCTCACCTTCAGCGAGATCAGGCTTTACGGCGCCGAGAACTTTCAGATCGCCCGCCGCCTGCGTGCCGTGCTGGAATATGGGCTGCAGGTCCTGCCCGAATTCCGCCGGCCTGCTCTCGAAACGGAGATGGCTCTGCTCGATCGGCGGCTCGCCCAGATCTACGACTTTCCGGAGGATCTGGAACTTGCCAAAATGCCGGACACGCAGGGCCTCGGCGGTTCGAAATCCCTTCCCCCGAAAGCGCAGCCCGCAACCGGCTCCGTCACCCCTTTTCGTCAATAG
- a CDS encoding SRPBCC family protein, translated as MPSTIKLHRVLATTPDKVYRAFLEADAVAKWLPPNGFTCTVHHLEPVVGGTHRMSFRNFTTGHSHSFGGEYLELVPGQRIRYTDKFDDANLPGEMDVTVTLTKVSVGTELNVVQAGIPDLIPPEACYLGWQESLRNLARLVEPDIQQ; from the coding sequence ATGCCGAGCACAATCAAACTTCACCGCGTCCTTGCGACCACGCCAGACAAGGTCTATCGCGCCTTCCTGGAAGCCGATGCCGTGGCCAAATGGCTTCCGCCAAACGGTTTCACCTGCACTGTTCACCATCTGGAGCCCGTCGTCGGCGGAACGCACAGGATGTCCTTCCGCAACTTCACGACCGGCCACAGCCATTCCTTCGGCGGCGAATATCTGGAGCTCGTTCCCGGCCAGCGGATCCGCTACACCGACAAGTTCGACGATGCCAACCTGCCCGGTGAAATGGACGTGACCGTGACCCTGACGAAGGTTTCAGTCGGTACCGAACTCAACGTGGTGCAGGCCGGCATTCCGGACCTCATCCCGCCGGAAGCCTGCTATCTCGGCTGGCAGGAATCGTTGCGCAATCTCGCACGCCTGGTCGAGCCCGATATCCAGCAGTAA
- a CDS encoding LacI family transcriptional regulator has translation MSTIGKVAERAGVSRTTVSHVLNHADRVSQALREKVLAAVEELGYVPNPQAQSLRTGKTNLVAMLIPDIRNPFYPELVKTAQSEMEAAGLDMLIFNTDVPGGHSQEHGREYLRQIRNRRIDGLIVGDFALHGMHDALLGIDLPTVFIGDLPNQAVDSLKIDDFGGGRLMGHYLASKGHRRIAHVTGPSFFAEAMARAAGFEQGLRDGGVEPDPALRFEGSYLGPSGQASVEWLLEHHRGALPSVVFFANFLMASGALAEFYDRGIKIPQDMAVAVFGDQTQLEYVRPRLTRVGRPPAALAERATAMLLERMSGRYDGPPRSEIIACSLQPFDTA, from the coding sequence ATGAGCACGATAGGCAAGGTCGCAGAACGGGCAGGAGTATCGCGGACGACAGTCTCGCATGTGCTCAATCATGCCGATCGCGTCTCCCAGGCGCTCAGGGAAAAAGTGCTCGCGGCGGTCGAAGAGCTCGGCTACGTGCCGAACCCGCAGGCCCAGAGCCTGCGCACCGGCAAGACCAATCTGGTCGCCATGCTGATCCCCGATATCCGCAACCCCTTCTATCCCGAGCTCGTCAAGACGGCGCAGTCGGAGATGGAGGCGGCCGGCCTCGACATGCTGATCTTCAATACCGACGTGCCGGGCGGCCATTCGCAGGAGCACGGGCGGGAATATCTGCGCCAGATCCGCAACCGCCGCATCGACGGCCTGATCGTCGGCGATTTCGCCCTGCACGGCATGCACGACGCCCTCTTGGGCATCGACCTGCCGACGGTCTTCATCGGCGACCTGCCGAACCAGGCCGTCGACAGCCTGAAGATCGACGATTTCGGCGGCGGCCGGCTGATGGGACACTATCTGGCGTCCAAGGGCCACAGGCGCATCGCCCATGTCACCGGCCCCTCCTTCTTTGCCGAAGCGATGGCGCGGGCGGCAGGCTTCGAACAGGGCCTGCGCGATGGCGGCGTCGAGCCCGATCCCGCCCTGCGCTTCGAGGGCAGCTATCTCGGTCCCTCGGGCCAGGCCTCGGTCGAGTGGCTGCTTGAACACCACAGGGGCGCCCTGCCCTCGGTCGTCTTCTTCGCCAACTTCCTGATGGCCTCGGGCGCGCTTGCCGAATTCTACGATCGAGGCATCAAGATACCGCAGGACATGGCCGTTGCCGTCTTCGGCGACCAGACGCAGCTCGAATATGTGCGCCCGCGCCTGACCCGCGTCGGCCGCCCGCCGGCAGCGCTCGCCGAGCGCGCCACCGCCATGCTGCTCGAGCGCATGTCAGGACGCTATGACGGGCCGCCGCGCTCGGAAATCATCGCCTGCAGCCTTCAGCCTTTCGATACCGCATGA
- a CDS encoding sugar ABC transporter substrate-binding protein: MTDIKTPAKSISRRQLIRKGALFTGAGLAAGLTGFPYINRMAVRAQSASLKFWQFYAPGGQVASQVDWFTQMITAWNDSHEQKVELEYVPNAEYINGPKLATSFASNEGPDIFLISPGDFLRYYNGGVLQDLTPHIDDATKADFPESVIANRMVDGKIYGVPMEVEPMAMYYSVKAFEEAGLNENDVPKTWDELLEIAKKLTTPNRYGVLFETTPGYYQNFTWYPFLWQGGGEFQTKDGKSAFDSPATVQALKFWQDAVNSGAAPRQVLGNGANDTVANLAAGYCAIQNVGIWGISQLAGNAKDFPYGVFRLPTPANGKYVTVGGGWAFVANAKGKSPDAAAEFCAWALASMDKGSVQRVADWCTKAKSDMPPRNSALKAGGDAFTAGNIGTFAKDIHPGTRAEPRVPPEVYKIISDAIQQTQLGGADPQQTATAASQQLDAFLASYSGAPIL, encoded by the coding sequence ATGACCGATATCAAGACGCCTGCAAAGAGCATTTCCCGCCGGCAGCTGATCCGCAAGGGTGCGCTGTTCACCGGCGCCGGGCTTGCCGCCGGCCTGACCGGCTTTCCCTATATCAACCGGATGGCGGTGCGCGCTCAATCCGCATCCCTGAAATTCTGGCAGTTCTATGCGCCGGGCGGCCAGGTCGCCAGCCAGGTGGACTGGTTCACCCAGATGATCACCGCCTGGAACGACAGCCACGAGCAGAAGGTGGAGCTCGAATACGTTCCGAACGCCGAATATATCAACGGCCCCAAGCTTGCCACCTCCTTCGCCTCCAATGAAGGCCCCGATATCTTCCTGATCTCGCCCGGCGATTTCCTGCGCTATTACAATGGCGGCGTGCTGCAGGACCTGACACCGCATATCGACGACGCCACCAAGGCGGATTTCCCCGAAAGCGTCATCGCCAACCGCATGGTGGACGGCAAGATCTACGGCGTGCCGATGGAAGTCGAGCCGATGGCCATGTATTACTCGGTCAAGGCATTCGAAGAGGCCGGTCTTAACGAAAACGATGTGCCCAAGACCTGGGACGAGCTGCTCGAAATCGCCAAGAAGCTGACGACGCCGAACCGCTACGGCGTGCTCTTCGAGACCACGCCCGGCTATTACCAGAATTTCACCTGGTACCCGTTCCTCTGGCAGGGCGGCGGCGAATTCCAGACGAAGGATGGCAAGAGCGCCTTCGATTCACCGGCAACCGTACAGGCACTGAAATTCTGGCAGGATGCCGTCAATAGCGGTGCCGCCCCTCGCCAGGTGCTCGGCAACGGCGCCAACGACACGGTGGCCAATCTCGCCGCCGGCTATTGCGCCATCCAGAATGTCGGCATCTGGGGCATTTCGCAGCTCGCCGGCAATGCCAAGGATTTCCCCTACGGCGTCTTCAGGCTGCCGACGCCGGCCAACGGCAAATATGTGACCGTCGGCGGCGGCTGGGCCTTCGTTGCCAATGCCAAGGGCAAGAGCCCGGATGCGGCGGCCGAATTCTGCGCCTGGGCGCTCGCCTCCATGGACAAGGGCTCCGTGCAGCGCGTCGCCGACTGGTGCACCAAGGCGAAATCCGACATGCCGCCGCGCAACAGCGCGCTGAAGGCCGGAGGCGATGCCTTCACTGCCGGCAATATCGGCACCTTTGCGAAGGATATTCACCCCGGGACAAGGGCTGAACCGCGGGTGCCGCCGGAGGTCTACAAGATCATCTCCGACGCCATCCAGCAGACCCAGCTTGGCGGCGCCGATCCGCAACAGACGGCGACCGCAGCTTCCCAGCAGCTCGACGCGTTCCTCGCCTCCTATAGCGGCGCGCCGATCCTCTAG
- a CDS encoding sugar ABC transporter permease, whose product MDTGMRPHQNKPDQSQADPGTPLRRKGLSAKHREWVAGYLFVLPDAIGLLIFLGLPMALSLVLALFEVNGFGGYRFVGFANFLRMGKDPLFWQAARVTALYAVLLVPLLYVCGLGLALLVQKTNRFNAVMRAMFFAPHMVSLVVVAVVWQFMVVDKIGVINKLTPLLGISGISFLGDPQFALVTVVFVSLWFLMGFYMLIFLGGLQDIPKEYYEAAKIDGASPFHCFWHITLPLLKPTSFFVLMVSMVAAVAGAQAFDIIYVMTKGGPANSTSVLIVYIYQQAFSFGAFGYAAAMSSVLVVVLMLVTAIFFVMTKGGRFNYD is encoded by the coding sequence ATGGATACGGGTATGAGGCCACACCAGAACAAGCCGGATCAAAGCCAGGCCGATCCGGGCACGCCCCTTCGCCGCAAGGGCCTGTCGGCCAAACATCGCGAATGGGTGGCGGGTTATCTCTTCGTGCTGCCGGATGCGATCGGCCTTCTGATTTTCCTCGGCCTGCCGATGGCTCTTTCGCTGGTGCTGGCACTCTTCGAGGTCAACGGCTTCGGCGGCTATCGCTTTGTCGGTTTTGCCAATTTCCTGCGCATGGGCAAGGACCCGCTCTTCTGGCAGGCGGCCCGCGTCACCGCGCTCTATGCCGTCCTGCTCGTGCCGCTTCTCTATGTCTGCGGCCTCGGCCTTGCCCTGCTCGTGCAGAAGACCAACCGTTTCAACGCGGTCATGCGGGCCATGTTCTTCGCGCCGCACATGGTCAGCCTCGTCGTCGTCGCCGTCGTCTGGCAGTTCATGGTGGTCGACAAGATCGGCGTGATCAACAAGCTGACGCCGCTTCTCGGCATATCGGGCATTTCCTTCCTCGGCGATCCGCAATTTGCCCTCGTCACCGTCGTCTTCGTCAGCCTCTGGTTCCTGATGGGCTTCTACATGCTGATCTTCCTCGGCGGGCTGCAGGATATTCCCAAAGAATATTACGAGGCGGCGAAGATCGATGGCGCAAGCCCCTTCCACTGTTTCTGGCACATCACCCTGCCGCTCCTGAAACCCACGAGCTTCTTCGTGCTGATGGTCTCGATGGTGGCGGCCGTCGCCGGCGCCCAGGCCTTCGACATCATCTACGTGATGACCAAGGGCGGGCCGGCCAATTCCACCTCGGTGCTGATCGTCTACATCTACCAGCAGGCCTTTTCCTTCGGCGCCTTCGGTTATGCCGCCGCCATGTCCTCGGTGCTGGTCGTCGTGCTGATGCTGGTCACCGCCATTTTCTTCGTCATGACCAAGGGAGGCCGCTTCAACTATGACTGA
- a CDS encoding carbohydrate ABC transporter permease, with protein MTEARASSYPSNSQVTIVRVLWMLVTAILALMILFPLLWMVSIAFKTPAESFSANLIPEHPTLDNFKYVLTGVPFLRYMANSFFVSASVTVIALFFHTMAGYALARLRFPGREVIFLAIFSTFLVSLPVIIVPLFVIVRAMGMLNTYAGLIVPAIFNAFGIFLLRQYYLSLPREIEEAAIVDGAGYWRIYWSIILPLSRPIMAALAILFFLANWNAFLWPLTVASKADLWVVQVGIANFKSQYSASWNYMMAASTIVAIPTLVLFIIFQRQIMDSLKTSGLK; from the coding sequence ATGACTGAGGCCCGCGCTTCATCCTATCCGTCCAACTCGCAGGTGACGATCGTGCGCGTCCTCTGGATGCTCGTGACCGCGATCCTGGCGCTGATGATCCTCTTTCCGCTTCTGTGGATGGTGTCGATCGCCTTCAAGACGCCGGCCGAATCCTTCTCCGCCAACCTGATCCCCGAACATCCCACCCTCGACAATTTCAAATACGTGCTGACCGGCGTTCCCTTCCTGCGCTACATGGCCAACAGCTTCTTCGTGTCGGCGAGCGTCACTGTTATCGCGCTGTTCTTCCACACGATGGCGGGTTATGCGCTGGCGCGCCTGCGCTTTCCAGGCCGCGAGGTGATCTTCCTCGCGATCTTTTCCACCTTCCTCGTGTCGCTGCCCGTCATCATCGTGCCGCTCTTCGTCATCGTGCGCGCCATGGGCATGCTGAACACCTATGCCGGGCTGATCGTACCGGCGATCTTCAACGCCTTCGGCATTTTCCTTCTCAGGCAATATTACCTGTCGCTGCCGCGCGAGATCGAGGAAGCGGCGATTGTCGATGGCGCCGGCTACTGGCGCATCTACTGGAGCATCATCCTGCCGCTTAGCCGGCCGATCATGGCAGCGCTCGCCATCCTGTTTTTCCTGGCCAACTGGAACGCCTTCCTCTGGCCGCTGACGGTCGCCTCCAAGGCCGACCTCTGGGTGGTCCAGGTCGGCATCGCCAACTTCAAGAGCCAGTATTCCGCCTCGTGGAATTACATGATGGCGGCCTCCACGATCGTCGCCATCCCGACCCTCGTGCTCTTCATCATCTTCCAGCGCCAGATCATGGATTCGCTGAAAACCAGCGGACTGAAATAA
- a CDS encoding DUF2961 domain-containing protein, protein MTQAGISPLRGLATLRKAKTRRFSSYDRTGGNDDRLHIEPGKTVVIAEHAGAGIVTHIWATLACESESFLRKIVLRAYWDGEDSPSIEAPIGDFFGMGHAQTGNYASLPMQASPEDGKAFNCYFPMPFGSYMRFTITNEAEHDLLFYYYVDLELHDRLEDGLGRFHAQYRQARPEGESEAGLTNEQFLFGGETTDGKENYTILEAEGHGHYVGVLFSVYSRRRSDVWDWYGEGDDMIFIDGEPGLSVPDTVRKPDPRIGPKAALIEPRGESSLGANDAWPPTLHGTGTEDYFNTAWCPTQDYSGPYHGIISAGGPNWTEPVTLYRWHLEDPAIFQKRIRVTIEHGHANRRSDDISSVAFWYQAEPHKPFDPLPAMEERVPTFRRPYQNWNAAAAAAKKGGM, encoded by the coding sequence ATGACCCAGGCTGGCATTTCGCCGCTGCGCGGGCTTGCGACACTGAGAAAGGCGAAGACGCGCCGCTTCTCCAGCTACGACCGCACCGGCGGCAATGACGACAGGCTGCATATCGAGCCCGGCAAGACGGTCGTCATCGCCGAACATGCGGGCGCCGGCATCGTCACCCACATCTGGGCGACGCTCGCCTGCGAGAGCGAGAGCTTCCTGCGCAAGATCGTGCTGCGCGCCTATTGGGATGGCGAAGACAGCCCCAGCATCGAAGCGCCGATCGGTGATTTCTTCGGCATGGGCCATGCTCAAACAGGCAATTATGCCAGCCTGCCGATGCAGGCGAGCCCCGAGGACGGCAAGGCCTTCAACTGCTATTTCCCGATGCCCTTTGGCAGCTACATGCGCTTCACCATCACCAATGAAGCCGAGCACGACCTGCTCTTCTACTACTATGTCGATCTCGAGCTGCATGACCGGCTGGAAGATGGGCTCGGCCGCTTCCACGCGCAGTATCGACAGGCGCGCCCCGAGGGCGAAAGCGAGGCGGGTCTCACCAACGAACAGTTCCTCTTCGGCGGCGAGACGACCGACGGCAAGGAGAACTATACGATCCTGGAGGCCGAGGGCCATGGCCACTATGTCGGCGTGCTCTTTTCCGTCTATTCGCGCCGCCGCTCCGATGTCTGGGACTGGTACGGCGAAGGCGACGACATGATCTTCATCGATGGCGAGCCGGGCCTTTCCGTGCCGGATACGGTGCGCAAGCCCGATCCGCGCATCGGCCCGAAAGCAGCCCTCATCGAGCCGCGCGGCGAAAGCAGCCTAGGGGCCAACGACGCCTGGCCGCCTACCCTGCACGGCACCGGCACGGAAGACTATTTCAACACCGCCTGGTGCCCGACGCAGGACTATAGCGGCCCCTATCACGGCATCATCTCCGCCGGCGGCCCGAACTGGACCGAGCCGGTCACCCTCTACCGCTGGCACCTCGAAGACCCCGCGATCTTCCAGAAGCGCATTCGCGTGACGATCGAACACGGCCACGCCAACCGGCGCTCCGACGACATTTCCTCCGTCGCCTTCTGGTACCAGGCCGAACCGCACAAGCCGTTCGATCCGCTGCCGGCGATGGAAGAGCGCGTTCCGACCTTCCGGCGGCCCTATCAGAACTGGAATGCCGCCGCAGCGGCAGCGAAGAAGGGTGGCATGTAG